The Caloenas nicobarica isolate bCalNic1 chromosome 30, bCalNic1.hap1, whole genome shotgun sequence genome contains a region encoding:
- the LOC135999817 gene encoding olfactory receptor 14J1-like: MSNSSSITQFLLLAFSDTRELQLLHFWLFLGIYLAALLGNSLIITTIACDQHLHTPMYFFLLNLALLDLGSISITVPKSMANSLWDTTVISYAGCAAQVFFVFFLFGAEYSLLTVMSYDRYIAICKPLHYGTLLGSRACVHMAAAAWASGFLNALLHTANTFSLPLCKGNALDQFFCEVPQILKLSCSCSYLREDGILGFSAFLFFVCFVFIVVSYVQIFRAVLRMPSEQRRHKAFSTCLPHLAILSLFIITGMFAYLKPPSISSPSLGVIVSVLYSVVPPAVNPLIYGMRNQELKNALWTLMTGCFLKQ; encoded by the coding sequence atgtccaacagcagctccatcacccagttcctcctcctggcattctcagacacacgggagctgcagctcttgcacttctggctcttcctgggcatctacctggctgccctcctgggcaacagcctcatcatcaccaccatagcctgtgaccagcacctccacacccccatgtacttcttcctgctcaacctcgccctccttgacctgggctccatctccatcactgtccccaaatccatggccaactctctgtgggatactACAGTCATTTCttatgcaggatgtgctgcccaggtcttctttgtatttttcttgtttggtgcagaatattctcttctcacagtcatgtcctatgaccgctacattgccatctgcaaacccctgcactacgggaccctcctgggcagcagagcttgtgtccacatggcagcagctgcttgggccagtgggtttctcaatgctctgctgcacacggccaatacattttcactgccactgtgcaagggcaatgccctggaccagttcttctgtgaagtcccccagatcctcaagctctcctgctcatgctcctacctcagggaagatGGAATTCTTGGTTTTAGtgcctttttattctttgtgtgttttgtgttcattgtggtgtcctatgttcagatcttcagggccgtgctgaggatgCCCTCTGAGCAgagacggcacaaagccttttccacctgtctccctcacctggccatCTTGTCCCTGTTTATCatcactggcatgtttgcctacctgaagcccccctccatttcatccccatccctgggtGTGAtagtgtctgttctgtactcagtagTTCCTCCAGCTGTGAATCCTCTCATCTACggcatgaggaaccaggagctcaagaaTGCCCTGTGGACATTGATGACTGGATGTTTCCTGAAGCAATGA